TATACTGTGTTGCTCTAATCAATGATATTAACCACCAAACTATATCTTATTAAGAATTGCAGTACCTTTACTTATGAAGCTTTAAAAGAGTTGGGCTACTTACAAAACCAAAGCCGCCAAGCCAATGGGTCTCCCCGTAGACGGCGTAACCATCATGCCGTGAAAGAAATACTGGTAGATATGGAGTCTCAAGGTAAGCAGCAGTGATGTTTCCACTCTCAAAAGCTTTGGAATAGTTCTCTACTGCTCTAAGCTTCTCGATCATTTGTTCTTTATAGCCTAACACATCTTGCAGGTACTTCACAACAAACGAGTCACCATCACACCCAACCTTCCTGTGATCCACcactggttcaagcttttggttAGTCATGATAGAACTAAGGGTGTTGGTGTAGCTGGAAGCCAGAATCATTACAACAAAGAGCCATGGTATGACCACTGTTTTGGCGTAGCAACTATAGACCGTTCCTGCaaaaagtaataaaaatatatagtaCTGACAAGAATCTATAATGTACTTGTCTTAAAAAAGATAGAATTTAGCATGTATTTCTGAGTTTTAATTGACATGACCTCTAGGCTGTCACGgagaaattaaatccaattcATACCTTTCATCAGAATATGACGTTTGCTTTTATTTTACTACCAaatggagaggaaaaaaaagttgAGTCCCTAGATGCAACTCCAACCCATGGTGTCTGCTTTCACTAAATTTATCCCTTTCCAAACCCATTTTGTACTAAATGACTAAATTTATTCTCTCCAAAAATTATGGTCTTGAATCGTGGCTGTTATAATGAATACGGAGAGAGCCTGTAATCTTATATTTTGATAATGAATATCTAAATAATACAAATTATTTGACAGCAATCTCTATATTGTATCTTCGCGCAAAAAAGGTAATTCACATTTCTTCACACGGATCTACTATTGGATCATGCAATAGTTGCTTCAAAAACTGTGCAGACAAATGAAGGAGTATAGAGTGCTTTAAGAGCCGAGTGTGGTGTTGTTGGATTGTTGATGTCCCAAAAAAGACCAATAATTTTGTATAAAATATACAACCCAAACCCCATCCCTCTCACGGCGGACATGAAAAATAGTTGCACGGTGACAGTTGCCCTGTTtcctttaataaaatattatttaaattcaaaatttgttcCTATTTCTATTCCGAAAAAGCTTGGACTATATAAAACTAAGTTTTTATTGGGTAAAAAGTGACTTCTACAAAAAATATTGTTATTCTACTTTTATTTCTTGTTATTTTCCTTTATAATACTGTTATAATCCTAAATTATTCCAAATTACACATGATGGGGCAAATGATGGTTATTCTGATAGTTATAATTGTCAATCACAGTTTCAATATTGGTCCGTTATAATAGAATAACATAATCGAACCTTTCCAAAAGCTAGCTGGTTTGAGGATATAGTGAATTCATGTTCCCTTCCCCTAGGTTTATACATTGGTTTGGACATTTGGGCCTTAAATGAGGTTaatattgtttttgttgtaTAGTTATTAGTTGGACTATTTTCTTAGCTAGCGAGCTTTGGTCTTTCTACATATTCTGAAATAAAAATGGATGGAAATCTTCAAAAGATGATGTCACCATGTGCATGGAAGATGCTACAGAAGATCAACCAAAGCGTGGCTCCAAGCTGCGTCCACCAGGGGCCGTGAAACTCGGGATTTTTCTCGTGTTCAAGGTACCAGATTATGATCCCTGTGTAGATTAAGGTGGCGAAGATCAGGGCCCATACTGCCTTGGAGAATGGCTTGGTGAGCATCAACGTTTCGTGATCTGGTTTCACACGAACCAACATGGATAAACCGGACCCAAGAAATGGCTGGGTGAACGTGACGTTCGCCGAACGCTTAGCTAGTATAGTGACGTCCCCCACCACAGCATCAAGAACCTGTGAAAAACTGACATGTGTTGATATTTCAAGATCTTAAAGCATCAGACCATCTAGTGATCTTAAAGTTGCAGTACAGGCTTGATGAACGGGAAGAACAGAAAAATCAACGATTGCTTCTATAATCACGCACGCTCGAGCAAAATCGAAACTCGTGCGCTGCCACTGAGAAACTAAAGAACTACTTTGCAGAGGGATATTATGCGTTCAGAAAGGATTCCTTAATTCCACCTCCCTTGCccatctttttattaaaaaatttctcCGGGAGATTAATGAGAGAGTGAGAACGACCCTCCTGCGGCCCTGCCGTATCCCTGGAAATCCCTGCAGAATAAACCTGCTAGATAGAAAGGCAGCGTGGAGCTTCAAGAAGATTCGTCGTCAGCACTCAGCAATCATTTAGGATACATGCATATAATCGCTATGATAATAAAAATTCAGATTAAATGAACCTTCCGTattcacaaaagaaaaaaagaactaaAGTGTTATTCTTAGAAGAATTATGCGGGTTAAAGAGAAGGAAATCATCATGTCAAATGTCAAATGATGTAAAAAGCTTAATCTTGCCAAAAGTTCAGGAAGTCCGAACTAGAACTTTACCTTCAAGGTCACTAGGGAGATGAGCTCATCGTAAGTTCCATCCAAGGGGATGAACTCGTATTCTAGGTCGTACTTCAAACGCTTCAGGGTCTCCTTGAACACAGCGATGCAGAATCCCGTCACTGCCCTCACCTTCCCCGTTTCGTCGTACTCTACCTTCACGAACTGGTCGAAGGCCGTCCGGGCCGGAACCCCAATCCTCTGCCGACCCCACCCACCCGGGACCCTCCATGGGCCTCCAGGCCAGTAGACCGGACCCAAGACATCCACGGCAGGCCTACCAAGGCCCATGTCTCCCACCTCGTTAACGAATCCCGATCCCTTGAGCCAGAATCCCAGTTCTTTATAGCTCTTGCCCACAACATTGACTACCCGAAAAGCCGGGGAGCCCTTCCCCTCTGCTAGGCTCCCATCTTTTCTGAAACTAATCGGCCCGCTGAGCCCAGTAAATTGACAAGAGAGAATCCCTTCGAACAGCGTCTTGCGCTGCTTCGCGGTCTCAGATGCGGCGCGAGCGATGACGCGCAGCGCATCATAAGCTCGCAAAGCCAAGACTCCCGGGTCGACGTACTTCTCCCCTTCCTTTCCGTAACTGGATTCGTATCCCTGCCGGAATTTGGTATGGAAGTCGCGGTAGGAGTCGGTGGTCTCgttgaaatagatcttgatacctACCACGCCTTGCATGTAAGAAGAGAGGAACGACGGCGGGAGGGCCGAGTCAAAGAGGGTGGTGATATCATCGTTGGTGATCCAGACGTGGCCCTTCGCCGTCATTCCCAACCTCTTTGCCTCCTGGAAGAGATGGACGGTCAATAACGAAGATGCCCGGACGATGATGTACACCTTGGGCAGCTGTCTCCGCACCCTCTCCAACTCTCGACGCACCGCGGCCTTTGGGTCAGGGAGCGAGCCCATTGGTGGGAAGGCGGCGCCGTAGGCTATATCGGATCCGACGTCTCGTAGGTAGTTAGATAAAAGAGCGATAGTTGCGTAGATGCTGCCGTACGCGTCGTCTTCGTAGAGCGCGATGACCCTCCTCCAGTTGTAGGATTTCACTAGGTCCGCGAGGCATTGCACTTGTCCCGAATCCGGGTACGACACGCGGACCAAGAAGGGTCTGGGTGCCAAGGCCAGCGGAGGGTTCGCCGCGAGAGAGAGCACCGGAATTTTGGCCTGACCGCCGAGCACTGCCACCGTGTCCGCCTCCGGCCATGGTACTGTGCTGACAATTACTTCTGCTCCCCAGTCGATGAGATTTTTAGCTGCATTCGAACGCGTTTGAATAGTTTTAGCAAGTTGGgacaaatttttcttctttcacgTTATCATTTGTCTAAATTACCGTCTGAAGTTGATCGTAGCTGATTGCTGCTGTTGGAATCGCTGACATGGAGTAGTAACGTAGAAGTGGAATTGAATTGTTGGGCTGCGATCTCAATGGCCATCTTTTGCTCTCTTCCAGTGCGAGACTTAGTGTTAACGATGGCACCGATGTGAACAGTACTGAGTGCTCTACCGGAGAGGAGGAGATAAGAGCAGCATGATAAAAAAAGGAAGCGAAGACAGGTCGTAGGTTTCATGGACATCTACATAAGTTACTCCTCGGCTCTTGGGGAAGAGGAGCTTTTTAGGCTAGGGCTAGCAGGCTTTAGGTACAAACGGCTAGCATGTGCTAATTTTAAAGGAGACGAGAGAGTGGAAAGAGCGACGAAATGGAATAGTTATTGGTTGGACCCTATCCACCAGCTCACCTATGGACCAATCCCACAACCAAAGTATGCCAAAGATAAATAGGGACACATCATGTTCGTGCATGTCTCCCTATAGTTTGTCATAACTGTATTATTTACGTTCCTAAATTAtgtataaatattcaaaatctTCCCAATGAATAACCAATATGAAATTAAACATATATCCTAGCTAGTATCTTCGCCAGATTAAGGatccaaatttattcaaattcaATCACAAATGCCACGATCAACCTGTGATAACTCCAAATGGGCATTTGCTGCGTTGTCTCATAATCCACATAGCTCATGGGATCTGACtgaatttgtaacaacccaaaaatctcacccaaaaaaactagttggatggtatta
This is a stretch of genomic DNA from Phoenix dactylifera cultivar Barhee BC4 chromosome 9, palm_55x_up_171113_PBpolish2nd_filt_p, whole genome shotgun sequence. It encodes these proteins:
- the LOC103701251 gene encoding glutamate receptor 2.7-like, whose amino-acid sequence is MAIEIAAQQFNSTSTLLLHVSDSNSSNQLRSTSDAKNLIDWGAEVIVSTVPWPEADTVAVLGGQAKIPVLSLAANPPLALAPRPFLVRVSYPDSGQVQCLADLVKSYNWRRVIALYEDDAYGSIYATIALLSNYLRDVGSDIAYGAAFPPMGSLPDPKAAVRRELERVRRQLPKVYIIVRASSLLTVHLFQEAKRLGMTAKGHVWITNDDITTLFDSALPPSFLSSYMQGVVGIKIYFNETTDSYRDFHTKFRQGYESSYGKEGEKYVDPGVLALRAYDALRVIARAASETAKQRKTLFEGILSCQFTGLSGPISFRKDGSLAEGKGSPAFRVVNVVGKSYKELGFWLKGSGFVNEVGDMGLGRPAVDVLGPVYWPGGPWRVPGGWGRQRIGVPARTAFDQFVKVEYDETGKVRAVTGFCIAVFKETLKRLKYDLEYEFIPLDGTYDELISLVTLKVLDAVVGDVTILAKRSANVTFTQPFLGSGLSMLVRVKPDHETLMLTKPFSKAVWALIFATLIYTGIIIWYLEHEKNPEFHGPWWTQLGATLWLIFCSIFHAHGTVYSCYAKTVVIPWLFVVMILASSYTNTLSSIMTNQKLEPVVDHRKVGCDGDSFVVKYLQDVLGYKEQMIEKLRAVENYSKAFESGNITAAYLETPYLPVFLSRHDGYAVYGETHWLGGFGFVFQKGSPVAADISGAILELNEDGTLKQLEKKWFSFSLSNCPSPDYNDGKTDSLSLDHVWVLFLFTGGISTTVFLLFIARLIQRNLTSHQQADAPPGERFRRLLRSLMSKSKKLWRSMMFWEKNEAQLSSVPITPSQGENGIAMGFGTTNNVEIEYHDDDLTAAGPPPHHG